In uncultured Bacteroides sp., the following proteins share a genomic window:
- a CDS encoding thiamine phosphate synthase: protein MKLIAVTTPHFFVEEDKIITELFEEGLDILHLRKPDTAAVYSERLLKLIPEKYHKKIVTHEYFYTKEEFSLMGIHLNSRNSKEPESYEGHISCSCHSIEEVKQKKELYDYVFMSPIFDSVSKVGYQSKYTPEDLRSAAKDGIIDKNVIALGGITADNILQVKDFGFGGAALLGDLWGKFDCRNDQDYLGIIRHFRKLKEIAD, encoded by the coding sequence ATGAAACTTATTGCCGTTACTACTCCGCACTTCTTTGTTGAAGAGGATAAAATTATTACTGAGTTATTTGAAGAAGGGTTGGACATTCTACATCTTAGAAAACCCGATACCGCTGCAGTGTATTCTGAACGTCTACTGAAACTAATTCCTGAGAAATATCACAAAAAGATTGTAACTCACGAGTATTTCTATACAAAGGAGGAATTCAGCCTGATGGGAATTCATCTAAATTCAAGAAATTCAAAAGAACCGGAGTCTTATGAAGGGCACATTAGTTGTTCGTGTCATTCTATTGAGGAAGTGAAGCAGAAAAAGGAGCTTTACGACTATGTATTCATGAGTCCTATTTTTGATAGTGTATCAAAGGTTGGTTATCAGTCTAAGTACACTCCCGAGGACCTGAGATCCGCAGCCAAAGATGGCATTATCGACAAAAATGTAATTGCACTAGGAGGAATCACAGCCGACAATATATTGCAGGTTAAGGACTTTGGTTTTGGTGGTGCTGCCTTGTTAGGCGACCTTTGGGGAAAGTTTGATTGCCGCAATGACCAGGATTATTTGGGCATTATCAGGCATTTCAGAAAATTGAAAGAGATTGCAGATTAG
- a CDS encoding HesA/MoeB/ThiF family protein yields the protein MRYNRQTMLPEMGEEGQEKLRKASILLVGVGGLGSPIALYLTAAGLGTLGIMDSDIVSLTNLQRQVLYTEAEIDLVKVECTRKRLGAVNSEVNIHTYPFKLTNENAEEIISKYDLVVDGCDNFATRYLINDTCVKLGKPYVYGAIFGLQGQVSVFNHKNKKTYRDLFPDEEEMLAMPPLSKGVMGVTPAVTGSVEASEVIKLICGYGELLDGKLWTIDLRTMETNIISL from the coding sequence ATGAGATACAACAGACAAACAATGCTTCCCGAAATGGGCGAAGAAGGTCAGGAAAAACTTAGAAAAGCTTCAATTTTACTAGTAGGCGTAGGCGGATTAGGCTCTCCCATCGCTCTCTATCTTACAGCCGCTGGTCTTGGAACATTAGGAATAATGGACAGTGACATTGTGAGCCTCACTAATTTACAACGTCAGGTACTCTACACAGAAGCAGAAATTGACCTCGTGAAAGTAGAATGTACCCGCAAAAGATTAGGTGCCGTAAACAGTGAAGTAAACATTCACACGTATCCCTTCAAACTAACCAATGAGAACGCAGAAGAAATCATCAGCAAATATGACTTGGTAGTAGACGGATGCGATAATTTTGCAACCCGTTATCTAATCAATGACACGTGTGTAAAACTTGGCAAGCCCTATGTGTACGGAGCAATCTTCGGTTTGCAGGGGCAAGTCTCGGTTTTCAATCACAAAAACAAAAAGACCTATCGAGATCTTTTCCCCGATGAAGAAGAAATGCTGGCCATGCCTCCCCTTTCAAAAGGAGTAATGGGCGTAACACCTGCCGTAACAGGAAGTGTGGAAGCCTCAGAAGTCATAAAGCTAATCTGCGGATATGGCGAATTACTGGACGGTAAATTATGGACAATCGACCTTAGAACAATGGAAACGAACATTATTTCATTGTAA
- the thiH gene encoding 2-iminoacetate synthase ThiH, whose product MFSNELAKISWEDSTRAIYSKTSADVERALSKEHLDVNDFMALISPAAEPYLEVMAQLSRQYTLQRFGKTISMFVPLYITNSCTNHCIYCGFQHNNPIARVILTEEEIVNEYKAIKKLAPFENLLLVTGENPAAAGVPYIERALQLAKPYFSNLQIEVMPLKAEEYERLTHSGLNGVICFQETYNKANYNIYHPKGMKSKFEWRVDAFDRMGQAGVHKIGMGALIGLEEWRTDVTMMAHHLRYLQKNYWKTKYSVNFPRMRPSEGHFQPNVVMSDRELAQLTFAFRIFDHDVDISYSTRESAEMRNNMATLGVTTMSAESKTEPGGYYTYPQALEQFAINDSRTAVQVEKDLKQIGREPVWKDWDQAFDR is encoded by the coding sequence ATGTTTTCAAATGAATTAGCAAAGATTTCATGGGAAGACTCTACAAGAGCCATTTATTCCAAGACATCCGCCGATGTGGAACGTGCGCTTAGCAAAGAACACTTGGATGTAAATGATTTCATGGCACTGATCTCTCCTGCCGCCGAGCCTTACCTAGAGGTGATGGCCCAGTTGAGCCGCCAGTATACCTTACAGCGTTTTGGCAAAACCATATCCATGTTTGTGCCACTCTACATAACCAACTCATGCACCAACCACTGCATCTATTGCGGATTCCAGCACAATAATCCCATTGCCCGTGTCATTCTCACGGAAGAGGAAATTGTGAATGAATATAAAGCAATCAAGAAACTGGCACCGTTTGAGAATCTGCTGCTTGTAACAGGAGAAAATCCGGCAGCCGCGGGAGTTCCTTATATAGAAAGGGCTCTTCAGCTAGCAAAACCTTATTTCTCAAATTTGCAGATAGAAGTAATGCCGCTCAAAGCTGAAGAGTATGAACGCCTCACGCATTCGGGCCTCAACGGTGTAATCTGCTTTCAGGAGACTTACAACAAAGCGAATTACAACATCTACCATCCGAAAGGGATGAAATCGAAGTTCGAATGGCGGGTAGATGCCTTTGACCGAATGGGGCAAGCCGGTGTGCACAAAATTGGTATGGGTGCATTGATTGGTCTTGAGGAATGGCGCACGGATGTTACCATGATGGCGCATCACCTACGGTATCTGCAAAAAAATTACTGGAAGACAAAGTACAGTGTAAACTTCCCGCGCATGCGTCCGTCCGAAGGACACTTCCAGCCCAATGTAGTAATGAGCGACCGAGAACTGGCACAGCTTACATTTGCTTTCCGTATCTTCGATCATGATGTGGACATCTCCTACTCAACCCGTGAGAGTGCGGAAATGCGCAATAACATGGCAACACTTGGTGTAACCACAATGAGTGCCGAAAGTAAGACTGAGCCGGGAGGTTACTACACCTATCCGCAGGCTTTGGAGCAGTTTGCCATTAATGACAGTCGCACAGCCGTACAGGTAGAAAAGGACCTGAAACAAATTGGACGGGAACCGGTGTGGAAGGATTGGGATCAGGCATTTGATAGATAA
- the thiC gene encoding phosphomethylpyrimidine synthase ThiC, whose translation MKSEITRTPFPNSEKIYMDGVIHPIKVAMRKVKLTDTVKVVNGERVFYKNDDVVIYDTSGPFTDLSVPIDLRKGLPRLRESWIKERGDAELLSDISSEYGRMRRADKSLDALRFEHIALPYRAKAGKQVSQMYYAKRGVITPEMEYVAIRENQNNAALGIESHITPEFVRQEIAEGRAVLPANINHPEAEPMIIGRNFMVKINTNIGNSATSSGIEEEVEKAVWSCRWGGDTLMDLSTGANIHETREWIVRNCPVPVGTVPIYQALEKVDGKVEDLTWEIYKDTLIEQCEQGVDYFTIHAGIRLHNVHLSQKRLTGIVSRGGSIMSKWCLVHNQESFLYDHFDEICEILAQYDVAVSLGDGLRPGSIHDANDEAQFAELDTLGELVQRAWKYNVQAFIEGPGHVPMHKIKENMDRQISACHDAPFYTLGPLTTDIAPGYDHITSAIGGAQIAWLGTAMLCYVTPKEHLGLPNKEDVRVGVITYKIAAHAADLAKGHPGAEVRDNALSKARYDFRWKDQFNLSLDPERALEYFKQGAHEDGEYCTMCGPNFCAMRLSHDLNDCAK comes from the coding sequence ATGAAAAGTGAAATAACAAGAACTCCTTTCCCTAATTCCGAAAAAATATACATGGATGGCGTGATTCATCCTATCAAAGTGGCCATGCGCAAAGTGAAACTGACCGATACTGTGAAGGTGGTTAACGGAGAGCGGGTGTTTTATAAGAATGACGACGTGGTGATTTACGACACCAGCGGCCCGTTTACCGATCTTTCTGTGCCTATAGATTTAAGAAAAGGCTTACCTCGTCTGCGGGAATCGTGGATTAAAGAGCGCGGTGATGCTGAATTACTGTCAGATATCAGTTCGGAATACGGACGCATGCGCCGTGCGGACAAGAGTCTGGATGCTTTGCGATTCGAGCATATTGCATTGCCTTACAGGGCAAAGGCCGGGAAGCAGGTTTCTCAGATGTATTATGCCAAGCGAGGCGTCATTACTCCCGAAATGGAGTACGTAGCTATCCGCGAGAACCAGAATAATGCCGCGTTGGGTATAGAATCGCACATCACGCCTGAGTTTGTTCGTCAAGAAATAGCCGAAGGACGTGCCGTTCTCCCTGCCAACATCAACCATCCCGAGGCTGAGCCTATGATTATAGGACGCAACTTTATGGTAAAGATCAACACTAATATTGGAAACTCTGCCACATCTTCGGGCATTGAAGAGGAAGTGGAAAAGGCTGTATGGTCTTGTCGCTGGGGCGGAGACACGTTGATGGATCTCTCTACGGGAGCAAACATTCACGAAACGCGCGAATGGATTGTGCGCAACTGCCCGGTTCCGGTAGGTACTGTGCCAATCTATCAGGCTTTGGAGAAGGTAGACGGTAAGGTGGAAGACCTAACCTGGGAGATTTACAAGGATACGCTGATTGAGCAATGCGAGCAAGGGGTGGATTACTTTACTATCCATGCCGGAATCAGGCTTCACAATGTGCATTTGTCGCAAAAGCGTCTCACGGGAATCGTGTCTCGTGGTGGTTCCATCATGTCTAAATGGTGCCTCGTTCACAATCAGGAGAGTTTCCTTTACGATCATTTCGATGAAATCTGTGAGATTCTTGCTCAGTATGACGTGGCAGTTTCATTGGGCGACGGGCTCCGTCCGGGAAGCATTCACGATGCCAACGATGAGGCTCAGTTTGCCGAGCTGGATACTCTTGGAGAGTTGGTGCAACGTGCATGGAAGTACAATGTACAAGCCTTTATTGAAGGGCCGGGACATGTGCCTATGCACAAAATCAAAGAGAATATGGACAGACAGATCTCTGCTTGTCACGATGCGCCATTCTACACACTTGGCCCATTGACCACGGATATTGCCCCAGGATATGATCATATAACCAGCGCCATTGGCGGAGCGCAGATTGCCTGGCTAGGCACAGCGATGCTTTGTTACGTTACACCCAAGGAGCATCTTGGATTGCCCAACAAGGAAGACGTCCGCGTTGGGGTGATTACCTACAAGATTGCAGCACATGCCGCCGATCTGGCCAAAGGTCATCCCGGAGCAGAGGTGCGCGATAATGCATTGAGTAAAGCCCGGTACGACTTCCGCTGGAAAGATCAGTTCAATCTTTCGCTAGATCCAGAGCGTGCATTGGAATATTTCAAGCAGGGGGCCCACGAAGATGGTGAATACTGCACCATGTGCGGCCCAAACTTCTGCGCCATGCGCCTGTCTCACGATCTGAATGATTGTGCAAAATAA
- a CDS encoding thiazole synthase, which yields MEKLIIAGKEFSSRLFLGTGKFNSNQAMEEAILASGSEMVTVAMKRIDLDNQEDDMLNHIKHPNIQLLPNTSGVRNAEEAVFAAQMAREAFGTNWLKLEIHPDPRYLLPDSVETLKATEQLVKLGFVVLPYCQADPVLCKQLEEAGAATVMPLGAPIGTNKGLQTKDFIRIIIEQAGIPVVVDAGIGAPSHAAEAMEMGASAVLVNTAIAVAGNPVEMAKAFKLAVEAGRMAFEAQLAATGILAQASSPLTSFLNV from the coding sequence ATGGAAAAATTAATAATTGCAGGGAAAGAATTCAGTTCCCGCTTATTTTTGGGTACAGGAAAATTTAATTCTAATCAGGCAATGGAAGAGGCTATCTTGGCTTCGGGCAGTGAAATGGTAACCGTTGCCATGAAACGCATTGATCTGGATAATCAGGAGGACGATATGTTGAATCACATCAAGCATCCTAATATTCAGCTATTGCCAAATACATCGGGAGTGAGAAATGCGGAAGAAGCTGTATTCGCGGCTCAGATGGCGCGGGAGGCTTTCGGAACTAACTGGCTGAAGCTGGAGATTCATCCCGATCCCCGCTATTTATTACCCGACTCTGTGGAGACATTAAAGGCTACCGAGCAATTGGTTAAGCTTGGTTTTGTGGTACTTCCTTATTGCCAGGCCGATCCTGTGCTATGCAAGCAATTGGAAGAGGCGGGCGCAGCAACAGTAATGCCTTTGGGTGCTCCGATTGGTACCAATAAAGGGCTGCAGACCAAGGACTTTATCCGCATCATTATAGAACAAGCCGGAATTCCGGTAGTTGTAGACGCAGGTATTGGTGCACCAAGTCATGCCGCTGAGGCTATGGAAATGGGAGCTTCGGCAGTGCTTGTAAATACTGCTATAGCCGTGGCCGGAAATCCGGTGGAGATGGCAAAGGCATTTAAGCTTGCAGTGGAAGCCGGACGAATGGCTTTTGAAGCGCAACTGGCTGCAACGGGTATTCTTGCACAGGCAAGTAGTCCGCTAACCAGTTTCCTGAATGTATAA
- a CDS encoding thiamine phosphate synthase codes for MNAMNLQFITHFTEKYSYFDSARMALEGGCRWIQLRMKDASKEAVEAEAVRVQQLCKEYGATFIIDDHVELAKKLGADGVHLGKNDMPVAEARCFLGKEFIIGGTANTFDDVCMHVNSGADYIGMGPFRYTTTKKNLSPVLGMHGYKDILTRMKAKGIVIPVVAIGGITLGDIKDVMRTGVSGIALSGSILKASSPVDETHWIINKINNELKYISTKKAHSSY; via the coding sequence ATGAATGCCATGAATCTTCAGTTTATCACTCACTTCACCGAGAAATATTCTTATTTTGATTCTGCACGCATGGCTCTGGAAGGCGGTTGCCGATGGATTCAGTTGCGGATGAAAGATGCATCTAAAGAGGCTGTGGAGGCAGAAGCTGTCCGTGTTCAGCAATTGTGCAAGGAATACGGGGCCACTTTCATTATTGACGACCATGTGGAGCTGGCAAAGAAACTTGGAGCCGACGGGGTGCATCTGGGCAAAAATGACATGCCGGTGGCAGAAGCCAGATGTTTTCTTGGAAAGGAGTTCATTATTGGCGGAACAGCCAATACGTTTGATGATGTATGCATGCACGTAAACTCTGGTGCGGATTACATTGGCATGGGGCCATTTCGGTACACAACTACAAAAAAGAACCTGAGTCCGGTGCTGGGAATGCATGGGTACAAGGATATACTTACCCGAATGAAAGCAAAAGGGATTGTTATTCCTGTGGTAGCTATCGGCGGAATTACGCTTGGTGACATCAAAGATGTGATGCGTACAGGTGTATCCGGCATTGCTCTTTCGGGTTCTATTCTTAAAGCAAGCAGTCCCGTGGACGAGACTCATTGGATTATTAATAAAATCAACAACGAATTAAAGTATATTTCAACTAAAAAGGCACACTCAAGTTATTGA
- the thiS gene encoding sulfur carrier protein ThiS → MKVQVNNKETELLSQSSIQQLALSMELPAAGVAIAVNNKMVPRTEWNQFVLKENDQIVIIKAACGG, encoded by the coding sequence ATGAAAGTTCAAGTAAACAACAAGGAGACAGAGCTTCTATCGCAGTCTTCAATCCAACAATTAGCTTTATCAATGGAGCTCCCCGCAGCGGGTGTGGCAATTGCCGTGAACAACAAGATGGTTCCCCGCACTGAGTGGAATCAGTTTGTCCTCAAAGAGAATGATCAGATAGTAATTATTAAAGCAGCTTGTGGAGGATGA
- a CDS encoding GNAT family N-acetyltransferase — MVIRNIREEDDEALASIIRRTLEEFGANHPGTVYFDEAINRLSKMFQTERSTYFVVSDEENNKILGGGGIYPTEGLPADTAELVKLYLLPETRGKGFGKSLINKCLSFAKQAGYSKVYLESMDELSGAVGLYERLGFSYLNAPMGNTGHCYCGIWMMKEI, encoded by the coding sequence ATGGTAATCAGAAATATAAGGGAAGAAGACGATGAGGCTTTGGCTTCAATCATTCGCAGAACATTGGAAGAGTTTGGAGCCAATCATCCGGGGACAGTCTATTTTGATGAGGCTATCAATCGTTTGAGCAAAATGTTTCAAACGGAAAGAAGTACTTACTTTGTAGTTTCCGACGAGGAAAATAATAAAATACTTGGTGGCGGAGGCATTTATCCTACCGAAGGCTTGCCTGCTGATACCGCAGAATTGGTAAAACTATATCTGCTTCCCGAAACAAGAGGGAAAGGATTTGGGAAATCACTAATTAATAAATGTTTAAGTTTTGCAAAGCAAGCAGGTTACTCTAAAGTTTATCTGGAAAGTATGGATGAACTAAGCGGGGCAGTTGGCTTATATGAAAGATTGGGATTTTCATACTTGAATGCTCCCATGGGAAACACCGGCCATTGTTATTGCGGAATATGGATGATGAAAGAAATTTGA
- the thiD gene encoding bifunctional hydroxymethylpyrimidine kinase/phosphomethylpyrimidine kinase, whose product MSKQYKIVLTIAGSDPSGGAGIQADIKTISACRCYAMSAITAIVDENTFEVKGVHPVPASFVKGQMESVLNDIGADAIKIGMLHSSELIFTVKETLSKYKIRNIVLDPIMIATAGNNLLKQEAVRILEDELIPLTRIITPNIPEAEVLSGQKIRSKEDMLTVIKSLSCGNKVSVLLKAGHLSDNELTDIFYNAETDEIIELRAKRISSKNTHGTGCTLSSALASFLAHGLSLNDSVKQAKEYMNQAILHGADYEIGQGHGPVHHFFAFWK is encoded by the coding sequence ATGTCTAAACAATATAAAATCGTATTAACTATTGCTGGAAGTGATCCAAGTGGAGGAGCAGGTATTCAGGCAGATATAAAAACAATATCAGCGTGCAGATGTTATGCCATGTCGGCCATAACGGCTATTGTTGATGAAAATACTTTTGAGGTGAAGGGAGTACATCCGGTGCCAGCCTCTTTTGTCAAAGGACAAATGGAATCCGTTCTCAATGATATAGGTGCCGATGCCATAAAGATAGGAATGCTTCATTCTTCAGAGCTAATTTTTACAGTGAAAGAAACGTTGTCTAAGTATAAAATTCGCAACATTGTTCTTGATCCGATAATGATTGCAACGGCAGGTAACAACCTGTTAAAGCAGGAAGCTGTGAGAATTCTGGAAGATGAATTAATTCCGCTAACAAGAATTATCACTCCAAATATACCCGAAGCTGAGGTTTTATCAGGACAGAAAATAAGAAGCAAAGAAGATATGCTGACGGTAATTAAAAGTCTTTCTTGTGGCAATAAAGTTTCGGTTCTTCTGAAAGCCGGACATCTTTCTGATAATGAGCTGACAGATATCTTTTATAATGCTGAAACCGATGAGATCATTGAGCTTCGTGCAAAACGAATATCATCAAAGAATACCCATGGCACCGGTTGTACATTATCTTCGGCCTTAGCATCTTTTCTGGCTCATGGCTTATCCTTAAACGATTCCGTTAAGCAGGCAAAAGAGTATATGAATCAGGCTATATTGCATGGTGCCGATTATGAAATAGGACAGGGACATGGTCCGGTTCACCACTTCTTTGCTTTTTGGAAATAG
- a CDS encoding nuclear transport factor 2 family protein has protein sequence MKTKLLVWLLLIASLSCCTSTEKPVSDAEKKIIKKEVKKIVNIFITACEQAKFNMALSTFNDSPDFKYIYNGQVLSYDDFIANIKPLFKTITNQKFTIRDEEYSVLDNSTVLYTAKVKGVSNFKDGHSVLVDQGAMQLVFKRIDVRWQIIYAVESTVEKTVEGASKLNQVELFKQFAGSWKGELGKDTTFTWIGKSVGRSIEGRLKIKSKRKTVMEARIVNAYDKHSDKFVETEIYKRSAPLIFVSWFTSKNRCEAVMFKDFPDPKNASLKTWFEFKSRNIFIQITAKNNIPIDTITYYRVKR, from the coding sequence ATGAAAACAAAACTTCTTGTCTGGTTATTGCTTATAGCAAGTTTGTCTTGCTGCACAAGTACAGAGAAACCTGTGTCCGATGCCGAGAAAAAGATAATAAAGAAAGAGGTAAAGAAGATTGTGAATATTTTCATTACAGCATGTGAACAGGCAAAGTTTAATATGGCATTGAGTACATTCAATGATTCACCCGATTTTAAGTATATATATAATGGACAGGTTTTAAGTTATGATGATTTTATAGCCAATATTAAACCTCTTTTTAAAACAATTACAAATCAGAAGTTTACTATTCGGGATGAGGAATATTCAGTTCTTGATAACTCAACGGTTTTGTATACGGCAAAAGTCAAGGGCGTTTCAAATTTCAAAGATGGGCATTCCGTTCTTGTTGATCAGGGTGCAATGCAGCTTGTATTCAAGAGAATAGACGTAAGGTGGCAAATAATCTATGCAGTAGAGTCGACTGTTGAGAAAACCGTAGAAGGTGCCAGTAAGCTTAATCAGGTTGAGCTATTCAAACAGTTTGCCGGGTCCTGGAAAGGGGAATTAGGTAAGGATACTACCTTTACTTGGATTGGTAAATCTGTTGGACGTTCTATTGAGGGACGTTTAAAGATTAAGTCGAAAAGAAAAACGGTGATGGAAGCCAGGATAGTAAACGCTTATGATAAGCACAGTGATAAGTTTGTTGAGACGGAAATCTATAAGCGTTCTGCACCTCTTATATTTGTTTCCTGGTTCACATCGAAGAACAGGTGCGAAGCTGTTATGTTTAAAGATTTCCCCGACCCAAAGAATGCCTCTTTGAAAACCTGGTTTGAATTTAAATCCCGAAATATTTTTATACAGATAACAGCAAAGAACAACATCCCGATTGATACAATTACTTATTATCGGGTAAAGAGGTGA
- a CDS encoding leucine-rich repeat domain-containing protein, translating to MKINTISKYLFLVISLLLSFRLDAQNIIADTIKVKAGKLSEQLGNNKDLIKYLTLKGDINGTDVTTIRSMAKLSVLNMADAKIVKGGIFVSSIYDDKIEVANNEIPEEMLYGKDNITSVVLPEDITAIGTKSFSDCSKLTTIIIPDGVTSIGTNAFIGCTKLISVTFSKNMALIDYAAFQDCTGLTKISCRSLIPAKITPYTFFGVSKTNCKLYVPQGTSGTYKAATGWSEFKNIIEEQ from the coding sequence ATGAAAATAAATACTATCTCTAAATATTTGTTTTTAGTAATATCTTTGTTGCTTAGTTTCAGACTGGATGCACAGAATATTATAGCCGACACTATAAAGGTGAAGGCAGGAAAGCTTAGTGAACAATTAGGAAACAACAAAGATTTAATTAAATATTTAACTCTCAAAGGAGACATTAACGGGACTGATGTTACCACTATTCGCAGCATGGCAAAATTATCTGTCCTCAATATGGCAGATGCAAAGATTGTAAAAGGAGGTATCTTTGTCAGTTCTATTTATGATGATAAGATAGAAGTCGCAAATAATGAAATACCCGAAGAAATGTTATACGGTAAGGATAATATAACCTCAGTAGTCCTTCCCGAAGATATAACTGCTATTGGCACCAAATCATTCTCTGATTGCTCTAAACTGACTACAATCATTATACCAGATGGGGTAACGTCCATCGGTACCAATGCATTTATTGGTTGTACGAAACTAATATCTGTCACCTTTTCTAAGAATATGGCTTTGATTGATTATGCAGCATTTCAGGATTGTACAGGATTAACAAAGATATCTTGCCGGAGTTTAATACCGGCCAAAATCACCCCTTACACCTTTTTTGGAGTTAGTAAGACCAACTGCAAACTTTATGTGCCCCAAGGAACTTCCGGAACATATAAAGCCGCTACTGGATGGAGTGAATTTAAAAATATTATCGAAGAGCAGTAA